GCTGGCAGTATATATCGATTAGGAAAGAGATGAAAAAAGAAGCATTATTATTACTGAACATGGGCGGACCTAATAACCTTGAAGAGGTTGAAGTTTTTTTAAAAAACATGTTTAATGATAAAAATATTTTAACAATGAAGAGCGATCTGCTGAGAAAGTTTGTAGGCGGGATGATCACCTTTACAAGAACAGAGAGTTCTCAAGAGATATATAGAGAACTCGGTGGAAAATCTCCGATTGTGGGACATACAAAAAATCTTGTTAATAAACTTCAAGAGAAGCTTGGTGAAAGTGTAATCGTAGATTTTGTAATGCGCTATACACCGCCATTTGCAGATGAAGTGATTGAGCGCTTAAATAAAGAGGATGTGGATAAGATCTATCTTATCCCTATGTATCCGCAATACTCGACAACTACAACAAAGTCATCTTTAGAAGATTTTGAAGAGACTTATCATGACAGCGAAGGTGATGCACTAGTAGTTGAGATCAAACATTACTTTGAAAGTGAAAAATACAACCAAGCGGTTTTAGAGAAGATCAAAGAGAGTGTAGGTTCTGATGACTACAAAGATTTTGACATTATTTTCTCGGCACATGGACTTCCTCAAAAGATCGTAGATGCTGGTGATGTATATGAAAAACATGTAAACAGACACGTTTCTATTTTAAAAGAGATGATGGCAAATGAGGGGATGGATTTTCATGAAGTACATCTCGCATACCAGTCAAAAGTTGGGCCTATGAAATGGTTGGAGCCTTCACTTGAAGATAAACTTAGAACTGTTCGTAATCGCGGTGTCATCATCTTTCCTATCGCTTTTACGATCGACAATTCTGAGACTGACTTTGAGCTTGATATTGAGTATAGAGAGATCGCTGAAGAGTTAGGCTTTAAAGAGTATAGAGTTGCAAAATGTTTAAACGACAGCGACCTATTTGTAGAAGCACTTTTAGAGATCTACGAGAAGATGAAATAGAGTAAAAATACAATGCAAAAAATAGTTATTTTCGATATGGACGGGACTCTAATAGATTCTAAAAAAGATATTACTATCTCAATTAATTATGTTCGGGAACTCAACCACTCTCTTGAACCGCTTAGTGAAGCATTTGTTGTAGATGCTATCAATGCTCATGAGCGAAACTTGGCAAAGATGTTTTATAATACAGAGCTTTACGAAGAACGCGATCGTGTGATCTTTGAGAAGCACTATAAAGAGCAGTGTATCCAAAATCCATATCTTTATGAGGGAGTTGAAGAGCTGTTGCATGACCTAAAAGCAAACGACATTAAACTCTCTGTTGCCACAAATGCACCCACAATTTTTGCACAAACAATGTTGGAGTCGTTAAAAGTGAAAGAGCTTTTTGATGTAATTATCGGTGCAGACAAGGTGAAAAAATCAAAGCCGCATCCAGATATGTTACACCATATTTTAGAGAACTATAACTATATGAACAAGAGGGATCGTGCCTGGATGGTTGGAGATAACTCTAAAGATATGGAAGCTGCCACAAATGCACAAATCGATGCTATATTTGCAGCATGGGGATTTTCGAGTTTTGGTACACATAATGTTATTGCAAAAATACCCCAAGAGGTGGCATCTATAGTTTTATAAAAAATTATGATAGAATAACTTACACAATACAACACTGTAAGGCTTATTATGTTATCTACAGATTTTTTAGTAAGTTTTGGTTTTATGGCTTTACTCTTTTTACGACAAGTTTATATCCTGAAACAACCAAATAAAATAAATTACGCCCCCTTAATGCTCTCCATAGGCTTTATAGCTACTATATTACATATCATTACAGCTCCCGATAACATAGATACATTTAAACTCTTTCGAGAGTCGCTTTTCCCATTATTAGTCTCTTTGGTACTTTTTGTAATTATGAATATTATGCATCAGACTCAACAATCTGCAGTAGCTAAAAACCAGGAGAATTTTATAAAGGTTTTGGGAAGTGAACTCTCAGAGTTAAAGTCCTTTATACTAGAACTCGAAAAAAGGATGACTCTCGCACAACAGGAAGATAGAGAGATTCAGGCACAAAATATTGAAAAGTTTAAAAAAGACCTTGTCGCTCTTGATAAGATTCAGTCCAATCAGATGAAGTTTGTCGATATGTTCGGAGATGTGGAGAATTCACTTGGCGATGTAAAAAAAGAGTATAAATATTTTAGTGAAGTACAATTACCTGAGCTTGATCGTGTAGTGCATAAACATATAGATATTTTACGCGTAGCGGAGCAGGAACACTATAATAACCTGAAGTCTATAATTGAGCAGGATAAAGAGAACAAAACCAACTTTGTTCAAAATATCCAAGAGGTGAAGAAAACTTTAGAGGGGTTACAAAATATCTCCCATGAGATTGCAAACTCCATTATTCAACAGACGCTTTCACAACTCTCAGGTGTTACAAAGTCATATGAATCACAGATCAATTTATTAAGAACACACAGTGAGGGGATAAAAACATCTTTAAGTGAAGATGATGCTATTCTCTCGAACATACGTTCTCAAAGTGAACTTCTTCTACAGCAGATCTCTCTAATGGCTAATAAAATGGCTGATTTTCAGCAAAAACAGATGGTGTTTAACGATGTATATAAAAATATAGAGGGGTTAATAAGCGATATAGAAGCGATTAAATCAGATTATGTAAAAGCCCAATCACAACTCTCTAATATCTCTTTAGAACTTCTTGAAACAAAAGATCAGAAGGTATATGAGATGAAGAAAAACTTAGATGAGTTAAGTGAAGTTATCTCTAAGAAGATAGATGAGTCTTTAGAACAGCTGCATGAGCATTATCATATAGCGAGTAAAGATATTACACAAAGTGTGCAGATGTTAACGAAAAGAGCACAAATTCAAAAAGGGTATGGGGAGAGTTAAAGTGACTAGAGAGTCACTTTAAAAATAGTTACTTTGTTTGTGCACTATTATTTTTGTATTCAAGAAGCATCTGATCAAGAATATTAAAGAGAGTTTCACTTGAATTTTCCATTTTAACAAACTCGTCAATAATTGCAGAATTGTTGTTCTCATTATAGCCACTTTCTGCAATTTCTGCAGCTCTATTCGCAGCTTCGTGTACAGTTTTATGTAAGGCTTGGAGTTTTGAAAAGGCAGATGTGGTAGGACCGAATTTCGATTTAGCATCTTCCGCTTTCCAATGTGTTAAACGGCATGAACTATGTTCACGAAGACCTTTTGGTCCCTTATGTGAAATAACATTGCTAAATGCATCAGATTTAAAGAGAATATGATCGATTTTAACAAGAATTACCATTAGATTACTTTCTAGATCTTGAGAACCTTGTTTCATTGAGTTGGCATTAAGGTTAAAGTTGTCCAGAACGCTTTTGAAACTTTCGATCATTTGTGTAGCTTCATCAGATACTACACTCATAACATCAGCAGCTTCAGATATAGAACCGGTTTCTTGCTGTAGTGTTTGAATGGAGATACTAATCTCACTTGTTGCTTTTTGTGTTCGCTCCGCAAGTTTTCTTACTTCATCGGCAACAACTGCAAATCCACGTCCATGCTCACCGGCACGAGCAGCTTCAATAGCAGCATTAAGAGAAAGAAGGTTTGTTTGTTCGGCAATATCTTTAATAAGGTTTACAACTTCACCAATTTCATTTGCTCTGCTTTGAAGTGAATCTACGGCATGGTTGTTATTTTCTATAGATTCTGTAAGTGTAGAGAGTTTTGTAATTATTTCATTCGCTTCATCGATACTTTGGTTTGATGCAATTGCAGTTTCATCAGCTTTTTCAGCAGTTTCATTTAATTGTTGTACACCTTCTGCAAGCTGGCTTTGGATCATACCAAAGCTTACATTTAAAGGTTTACCGGTTTTACCAAGCTCTGAAGCAAAGTTTTTCTCTTTTTGCAGAGTAAACTCTTGTTCCATTGCGTCAATTGCTGCATTGATCTTATCTGCAGTTTTATGAAAAGTGTAATTTAAACCGTTTGCATCAACTCTTCTAAAATATTTGTTTTTTGAAGCATAATCGATGGCCGTATTAACTTCTCTTACAAATACCTCTAATTGATCCATAAAATAGTTTACATCCCATGCAAGCTTACCGAGAATACCTTTTTCATCTATGTTAGTAACACGGATCTCAAAATCACCTGCTAATCCATTTTCAAAAATCTCTTGAGTATGGTGAAGAGATTTTTCCACTTTATTTAAGTAGAAAAAGATAAAAATTGCTAAAAAGATATTTAACAGATTAAATGTCATTGTTAAGAAATGAAATTCATACATAAACGACGTAATCGCAGTTGTCGCAAAAACAGTTATTAAAATGGCGATATTTGCGTAATGGATCTTAGATAGAGAGGATAAATTCTTCATAGTTCATTCCTTTTTTTTCTAGTAAATCTGTTAAGTACTTATATGATGCTTCTACACCGTTACTTTTTTCAATTTGAAGCATCTCTGTATAGAGTTTCGAAATAAACTCTATAGCTGATTTTGAAGGTTTTCTACGAACTGAGAAATAACCTATAATCTTGTCATTTTTATCATACGAAGGTGTTACGTTTGCTAAAACCCAGTAATAAGAACCGTCTTTACATAAGTTCTTCACATAAGCATTTAATTCCTCTTTATCCTGAATGGTATTCCATAAAAGCTTGAAAATAGCGCGAGGCATATCCGGATGTCTCAAAATATTATGAGGTTTACCTAAAAGTTCTTCCTCTTGATATCCACTCATACGGATAAATATCTCATTACCGTAAGTGATAATCCCTTTAGGATCAGTTTTTGAAACAATAATTTCATTTTCACCAAATGAGATCTCATTGTTTTTTGGTGTTGGTCTTGACACTTCTGCCTCCTAAAATTACTTCTGATTCTGTTATTATAACATTTTTTAATATTGAGGGCGTATGGTAGGCAATAAATACTAACAATATACTTAAAGTGGTGTATGCAACAAATTCTTAATTTTTATTAAAGTTGCATATGCTACTATTTTGAAATATGTTTATTTTGGAGTAGTGATGTCTTATAGTTTAGAAACTTCTATAGGCTACCAAACAAACTTGGTAGCTACAATTTTAAAAACAAGTTTTACGAAGTTAATTCAACCAAGGTTTGGTATTGCAGCAGAGCAGTTTGCAACTTTGAAAATTATTAACGAGGAACAGGAGATTTCGCAAACTAAAATTGCCGAGCTCTTAGGTAAAGATAAAACAACGGTAGGGCGTTCTATAGAATCACTCATCAAAAAAGGTCTTTTAAAGAGAGAAGAGTGTTATATAGATAAACGAGCTAACAGAGTTTCATTAACTCCTGAGGCAAAAGAGATTTTAGCTGGTGCCAACAAGATAGCATTTCAGTACAATGAAGGATTAAAACAGAAGATAACTGAAAAAGAGTTAGAGGTTTATTTTAAAGTGTTAAACACTATTTTACAAGAGAGTAAAAATATTGAATTAGAGATAGAGAGAGGAAACTAAGAATGAAGTATCAATTAACAAAAATATCTTTAGCAGTGAGTTTGTTATTTACAACTGCACTTACTGCAAAAGAGACAACAAATCCTGCTGCAGCGGCACCTAAAGTGGATGTATATGTAGTAAAGAAGGCGAAAGAGGCTCCCGTATCGTTAGAGTATCCCTCTCGTATAACATCTGCAAAAGATGTAACTATTACTGCAAGGGTATCGGGTGTGTTAGAGAAACAACTCTACACAGAGGGCTCTTTAGTCTCTAAAGGTACACCTATGTATAAAATTGAGCCTGATATCTATGAAGCAGAAGTTGCAAGTAAAAAAGCAGATTTAAATGTAGCAACTGTTCAATTTGAAAAAGCGCAAAAAGATTGGGAGCGTGCAGAGGGACTATACAGTGAAAAAGCGATTAGCGAGCAGGATAAAGATACAGCATATTTTGCTTATCTCTCAGCAAAGGCAAATGTTGACGCTGCACATGCAGAGCTGCAAAAAGTGCAGGTGAATCTAAACTATACAAATGTACGTGCAACGATAAGCGGCGTTACAGGGATGAGAATGGTTGATGAGGGTGATTATGTAACTGTTGGGACAGCGCTGGTAAAACTAACACAAACAGATCCTATATATGCCGAATTTTCTATCCCTGAAATTAGTAAGCTCAAACAAAAATATTCTTTAGCTAACGGCTCTTGGAAGGAATTGCAAAAAGCAAAACTTCAGGCTGTACTTGTGATTGACGGTAAAGAGTATGAAGAAAACGGGCGTATAGACTTTATAGATACGCGTGTGGACAATGCAACGTCAACACTTAAAGCACGTGCAGTGTTTAAAAACAAAGATGCAAAACTTGTAGCAGGTGAATTTGCAAAGCTAAAACTTATAGGTGTAGTTTCAAAAAATGTGCTTTTTGTTCCTCAAAAATCGGTGCTTCAAAACCCTTTAGGGACTATCGTATTTGTAGTAGTTGATGGAAAGGTAGCTGTAAGACCTGTAAAAATTATTGAAGCATCAGGTGACAAGTTTATAGTTTCAGGTGTACAGCCAAAAGATGTTGTGATTGTAAACAACTTTTTTAGAATCAAGCCTAACACTCCAGTTAGCATAGATAAAACAATTAATGCTCAGGAAAAATAATGTTTTCTAAATTTTTTATAAATAGACCGATATTCTCGGCAGTTTTATCGATAGTGATAATAATTGCCGGTTTTATCTCTATAAAATCATTACCGGTTCAAGCGTATCCGAGTGTTGTGCCTGTTCAGATAAATGTTCAAGCCGTTTATCCGGGAGCAGATGCACAGACACTCTCTAAAACAGTTGCAGCACCTTTAGAAGAGGCTGTAAATGGTGTAGATAATATGATCTACATGACTTCAACGGCTTCGCCGAGCGGTATCGTTACTCTAAGTGTCCTTTTTAAGATCGGAACAGACCCTGATCAGGCAAATGTTGATGTAAACAACCGTGTGCAGTTAGCAATCTCTAAGCTGCCTCAATCGGTACGCGATCAAGGGGTAAGTGTAAGAAAACGCTCACCTGATATGTTAAAAGTTTTGGCTTTTACATCTGAAGGAGAAAAGCACGATACTATTTATATCTCTAACTATGTACTTGTAAATGTTTTAGATGATATTAAACGTATACCTGGAGTAGGGGATGCTTATATCTTCGGAAGTAAAGATTATGCTATTCGTGTATGGATAGACCCCGATAAACTGGCAAACTATAACTTAACTATTACAGATGTAGTAAATGCTATTAAGAGTCAAAACAACCAATATGCTGCTGGACAACTGGGACAAGAGCCTATAAACTCTCACCCCGTATATACATATACGGTACGTGCACAAGGACGCCTGCAGTCTCCTGAACAGTTTTCAAACATTATTTTACGCTCAAACCCTGACGGTTCAGCTTTAAGACTCAAAGATGTCTCAAACGTAGAACTGGGCTCTGAATCGTATTATTTCCAGGCGACTTTTAATAAAGAGCCTATGATGCCTATGGGAGTTTTTCTCGCACCTGGTGCAAACGCTTTAGAGGTTTCAGAAGCACTCGATAAAACTTTGGAGGAGCTTTCTCAAAACTTCCCTGAAGATATAAAGATTAGTGTACCTTACGATCCGACTGAGTTTGTTGAGCAGTCGATCGAAGAGGTGATCTTTACGCTGATTCTCTCGATTATTTTGGTTGTAGCTATCATATACTTGTTTTTAGGAAATTTTAGAGCGACAATTATTCCAGTTCTTGCTATTCCAGTTTCGATCATCGGGACATTTGCAGGTTTTTATGCGATGGATTTTTCGATCAACTTGCTGACACTTTTTGGACTCACACTTGCGATCGGTTTGGTTGTTGATGATGCCATTGTTGTTATTGAGAATGTTGAGAGGATCTTAAAAGAGAATAAACATCTTAGTGTTAAAGAGGCTACGACAAAAGCGATGCAGGAGATAACAGGGCCTGTAATTGCTATTGTACTTGTACTCTCGGCGGTATTTATCCCTGCTGCATTTATGGGTGGTTTTAGTGGAAAGCTATATCAGCAGTTTGCTATTACGATTGTAATTTCGGTAATGATTTCTGGGATTATCGCTTTAACATTAACGCCGTCGCTATGTGCACTTTTCTTAAAACATGAAGAGTCGACACCGTTTTGGCCTATCCGTAAATTTAACGAGTTCTTTGAAAAAGCAACTGAGAGTTTTACCTCAGGTGTTCAGCGTGTTTTACGCTATAGTGTGCTCAATATTCTCCTTTTCTTTGTGATGATAGGTGCAGCGTATATGATCATGCTGCGTCTGCCTACAGGGCTTGTTCCAAATGAGGATCAGGGAACTATTATGGTTATTCAAAATATGATGCCGGGTACTTCATTACAACGTACAAAAGCTGTAACGGATGAAGTGAGCAAACAGCTCTTAGATGATCCTCAAGTTACAAAGTCGGCGGGACTTTCAGGTCTTGATATTACAACTTTTGCATATAAAACAGATTCTGCGATCTCTTTTGTGCATCTAACGGACTGGGGTGAGAGAAAAGATCCTGGATCTTCAGCTCAGGCGATTGCCGGAAAATATATGGGGCAGTTCTCACAAAACAAAGAAGCATTTTTATTTGTAGTAACACCACCGCCGATTCGCGGTATGAGTACAACGGGCGGATTTGAGATGTATATCCAAGATAGAACGGGCGGCGAGCTTACAACGCTTAACGGTTATGTTCAAGAGATTATAAAACAGGCGAATGCTCGTGCTGAACTTATGGGGGTTAGAACGACACTCAACACAAATGTACCTCAGTATATGATAACGGTTGATGAGGAAAAAGCAAAAGCACTCGGT
Above is a window of Sulfurimonas marina DNA encoding:
- the hemH gene encoding ferrochelatase, which gives rise to MKKEALLLLNMGGPNNLEEVEVFLKNMFNDKNILTMKSDLLRKFVGGMITFTRTESSQEIYRELGGKSPIVGHTKNLVNKLQEKLGESVIVDFVMRYTPPFADEVIERLNKEDVDKIYLIPMYPQYSTTTTKSSLEDFEETYHDSEGDALVVEIKHYFESEKYNQAVLEKIKESVGSDDYKDFDIIFSAHGLPQKIVDAGDVYEKHVNRHVSILKEMMANEGMDFHEVHLAYQSKVGPMKWLEPSLEDKLRTVRNRGVIIFPIAFTIDNSETDFELDIEYREIAEELGFKEYRVAKCLNDSDLFVEALLEIYEKMK
- a CDS encoding HAD family hydrolase, giving the protein MQKIVIFDMDGTLIDSKKDITISINYVRELNHSLEPLSEAFVVDAINAHERNLAKMFYNTELYEERDRVIFEKHYKEQCIQNPYLYEGVEELLHDLKANDIKLSVATNAPTIFAQTMLESLKVKELFDVIIGADKVKKSKPHPDMLHHILENYNYMNKRDRAWMVGDNSKDMEAATNAQIDAIFAAWGFSSFGTHNVIAKIPQEVASIVL
- a CDS encoding methyl-accepting chemotaxis protein; the protein is MKNLSSLSKIHYANIAILITVFATTAITSFMYEFHFLTMTFNLLNIFLAIFIFFYLNKVEKSLHHTQEIFENGLAGDFEIRVTNIDEKGILGKLAWDVNYFMDQLEVFVREVNTAIDYASKNKYFRRVDANGLNYTFHKTADKINAAIDAMEQEFTLQKEKNFASELGKTGKPLNVSFGMIQSQLAEGVQQLNETAEKADETAIASNQSIDEANEIITKLSTLTESIENNNHAVDSLQSRANEIGEVVNLIKDIAEQTNLLSLNAAIEAARAGEHGRGFAVVADEVRKLAERTQKATSEISISIQTLQQETGSISEAADVMSVVSDEATQMIESFKSVLDNFNLNANSMKQGSQDLESNLMVILVKIDHILFKSDAFSNVISHKGPKGLREHSSCRLTHWKAEDAKSKFGPTTSAFSKLQALHKTVHEAANRAAEIAESGYNENNNSAIIDEFVKMENSSETLFNILDQMLLEYKNNSAQTK
- a CDS encoding PAS domain-containing protein; its protein translation is MSRPTPKNNEISFGENEIIVSKTDPKGIITYGNEIFIRMSGYQEEELLGKPHNILRHPDMPRAIFKLLWNTIQDKEELNAYVKNLCKDGSYYWVLANVTPSYDKNDKIIGYFSVRRKPSKSAIEFISKLYTEMLQIEKSNGVEASYKYLTDLLEKKGMNYEEFILSI
- a CDS encoding MarR family winged helix-turn-helix transcriptional regulator encodes the protein MSYSLETSIGYQTNLVATILKTSFTKLIQPRFGIAAEQFATLKIINEEQEISQTKIAELLGKDKTTVGRSIESLIKKGLLKREECYIDKRANRVSLTPEAKEILAGANKIAFQYNEGLKQKITEKELEVYFKVLNTILQESKNIELEIERGN
- a CDS encoding efflux RND transporter periplasmic adaptor subunit, with protein sequence MKYQLTKISLAVSLLFTTALTAKETTNPAAAAPKVDVYVVKKAKEAPVSLEYPSRITSAKDVTITARVSGVLEKQLYTEGSLVSKGTPMYKIEPDIYEAEVASKKADLNVATVQFEKAQKDWERAEGLYSEKAISEQDKDTAYFAYLSAKANVDAAHAELQKVQVNLNYTNVRATISGVTGMRMVDEGDYVTVGTALVKLTQTDPIYAEFSIPEISKLKQKYSLANGSWKELQKAKLQAVLVIDGKEYEENGRIDFIDTRVDNATSTLKARAVFKNKDAKLVAGEFAKLKLIGVVSKNVLFVPQKSVLQNPLGTIVFVVVDGKVAVRPVKIIEASGDKFIVSGVQPKDVVIVNNFFRIKPNTPVSIDKTINAQEK
- a CDS encoding efflux RND transporter permease subunit, whose protein sequence is MFSKFFINRPIFSAVLSIVIIIAGFISIKSLPVQAYPSVVPVQINVQAVYPGADAQTLSKTVAAPLEEAVNGVDNMIYMTSTASPSGIVTLSVLFKIGTDPDQANVDVNNRVQLAISKLPQSVRDQGVSVRKRSPDMLKVLAFTSEGEKHDTIYISNYVLVNVLDDIKRIPGVGDAYIFGSKDYAIRVWIDPDKLANYNLTITDVVNAIKSQNNQYAAGQLGQEPINSHPVYTYTVRAQGRLQSPEQFSNIILRSNPDGSALRLKDVSNVELGSESYYFQATFNKEPMMPMGVFLAPGANALEVSEALDKTLEELSQNFPEDIKISVPYDPTEFVEQSIEEVIFTLILSIILVVAIIYLFLGNFRATIIPVLAIPVSIIGTFAGFYAMDFSINLLTLFGLTLAIGLVVDDAIVVIENVERILKENKHLSVKEATTKAMQEITGPVIAIVLVLSAVFIPAAFMGGFSGKLYQQFAITIVISVMISGIIALTLTPSLCALFLKHEESTPFWPIRKFNEFFEKATESFTSGVQRVLRYSVLNILLFFVMIGAAYMIMLRLPTGLVPNEDQGTIMVIQNMMPGTSLQRTKAVTDEVSKQLLDDPQVTKSAGLSGLDITTFAYKTDSAISFVHLTDWGERKDPGSSAQAIAGKYMGQFSQNKEAFLFVVTPPPIRGMSTTGGFEMYIQDRTGGELTTLNGYVQEIIKQANARAELMGVRTTLNTNVPQYMITVDEEKAKALGVSVSDIYTTLQANFGQKYVNDFNLFGRTYHVNIQAKSEYREGIEDYKNVFVKAIGGALIPISEMVEIKRIVGPSIIQRFNMFDSAKISGTAKPGYSSGDALKAIEEVAKNVLPEGYSISWAGTSYQEKKLAGTTNLAFVYAIIFVFLILAALYESWSIPFAVILAVPFAFFGAVLGLWLRGLESDIYFQVGLITLVGLAAKNAILMVEFAMQRLRSGYTLLEATIDGAKVRFRPIVMTSFAFIMGTLPLALSIGAGANSRHIIGTTVVGGMVILTLIGIFFVPLFYYLIMSVKNKFFNKGDSDEN